One segment of Carya illinoinensis cultivar Pawnee chromosome 1, C.illinoinensisPawnee_v1, whole genome shotgun sequence DNA contains the following:
- the LOC122291346 gene encoding uncharacterized protein LOC122291346, with the protein MSRTGSEPCHDPLKASKLFAFPEKPSDLFVLLMRLGLIVCLVASITLALHSAFSTRTRWFSFPDHLSRNVSDRKFGPTKISHLLFGLAGTVRTWRNRSRYGELWWDTNTTRGFVWLDEKPAENASRQGVVSVPYRVSEDWSRFKYLSSQSAVRIARIFLESYKLGLPNVRWFVMGDDDTVFFTDNLVSVLASYDHNQMYYIGGNSESVEQDTLHSYDMAFGGGGFAISYPLAAQLVKVFDGCLDRYYTFYGSDQRVWACVSELGVPLTKQRGFHQFDIRGDPFGILSAHPLAPLLSLHHLDNLKPMFPNQTRIESVESLVRAYRIDPRRILQQSFCYHHGRKWSVTIAWGYTIQIYASLLPAKDLQTPLLTFKTWRSWSDGPFTFNTRPMSSVPCGQPITFFLDKVQEVGRSGTLTTYKRFVPTNGNSCGTADYARAMAVQSIKVTSLKMDPEHWRKAPRRQCCEIMDRGTVKDSSLRIRIRKCRPWETITI; encoded by the exons ATGAGTCGGACTGGCTCAGAACCGTGTCACGACCCGCTAAAAGCTTCAAAGTTGTTCGCTTTTCCAGAAAAGCCCTCCGATCTCTTCGTGCTTTTAATGCGATTAGGCCTCATAGTCTGCCTCGTCGCGTCGATCACCCTCGCTCTCCACTCTGCCTTCTCGACCAGGACCCGGTGGTTCTCCTTCCCTGACCATTTATCCCGAAATGTATCTGACAGGAAATTCGGGCCCACCAAAATCTCCCACCTCCTCTTCGGTCTCGCCGGCACGGTACGCACGTGGCGCAACCGCAGTCGGTACGGAGAGCTCTGGTGGGACACCAACACCACCCGCGGTTTCGTCTGGCTCGATGAGAAACCCGCAGAAAACGCATCCAGGCAAGGCGTAGTTTCCGTCCCGTACAGAGTATCGGAGGATTGGAGCAGGTTCAAATACCTGAGCTCCCAATCGGCCGTTCGGATCGCCCGAATTTTTTTAGAAAGTTACAAGCTCGGGTTACCGAACGTGAGGTGGTTCGTAATGGGAGACGATGATACGGTGTTTTTCACTGACAACTTAGTTTCGGTGTTGGCTAGTTATGATCACAATCAGATGTACTACATTGGAGGGAATTCGGAGAGCGTGGAGCAAGACACGCTGCACTCGTACGATATGGCTTTCGGTGGCGGTGGATTCGCCATTAGTTACCCACTTGCGGCTCAGCTGGTCAAAGTTTTCGACGGTTGTCTTGATCGGTACTACACTTTCTACGGCTCTGATCAGAGGGTGTGGGCATGTGTGAGCGAGCTCGGTGTGCCTCTCACCAAGCAGCGTGGGTTCCACCAG TTTGATATCAGAGGGGATCCGTTTGGTATTCTATCAGCACACCCATTAGCACCACTTCTGTCGCTTCACCACCTTGACAACTTGAAACCTATGTTTCCCAATCAGACTCGAATAGAGTCTGTGGAATCCCTCGTGCGCGCATACCGGATCGACCCTAGACGAATCCTACAGCAAAGTTTTTGCTACCACCACGGGCGTAAATGGTCAGTAACCATCGCATGGGGATACACTATTCAGATCTACGCGTCCTTGTTGCCGGCTAAGGATTTGCAGACGCCACTGTTGACCTTCAAGACATGGCGGAGTTGGAGCGATGGACCTTTCACGTTCAATACCCGACCCATGAGTTCTGTCCCATGTGGACAGCCTATTACTTTTTTTCTGGACAAGGTTCAGGAGGTGGGGAGGAGTGGGACTCTGACTACTTACAAGAGGTTTGTGCCTACGAACGGGAATAGTTGTGGTACAGCAGACTATGCCCGCGCCATGGCAGTGCAGAGTATTAAAGTCACCTCATTGAAGATGGACCCAGAGCATTGGAGGAAG GCACCGCGCAGACAATGTTGTGAGATTATGGATCGGGGAACGGTGAAGGATAGCAGCTTGAGGATTAGGATTAGGAAGTGCAGGCCCTGGGAAACTATAACCATATAG